The following DNA comes from Fervidibacillus albus.
AAGCTGCATCTTCATTACCAAAATTTAAATTATCTGCCTTTTGTAAATGTTGGAGTGTGAGTTCACTAAATTTCGCCGGAAAATTTAAGAGCTTTGCCATTTCCACACCTAATCTAACATCCTTTTCAGCCAACTTAACAGAAAACATGGCCTCGAAAGAGTTATTTAATATTAACGGAGCTCTAATATGAAGTTGCGCTGAATCTCCACCGGTATCATGCATTAATTCCTTAAACTGTTGTTCATCAATTCCAGCCTTTTTTGCTAAATGTATCGCCTCACTTATAACAGCAAGATTTGCCATACCAACCATATTACTAATTAGTTTAAAAGCAGTAGATTGCTCTACATCTCCTAAATATGTGATTTTCCCACCTATTTGTTCTAAAATATCCTTTGTTTTTAAATACACATTCCTGTTTCCGCCAACAAAAATTGGCTCTATTCCTTCTTCAGCTTGGGCAGGACCTTTTCCTAAAGGACATGCTAAAAAATCAACATTATATAACGCAGCCTCATCAGCAATCAACCTCGCTGTTTTTGGATCAATAGTACTAACATCAATTAATATAGCACCAGGATTCATCTTGCTTAAAAGTTTGTCTTTTTTAATCAATAAATCCACTAAGTTATTTGGGAGAGGGAGACTTGTAAATAACATTTCAATCTGTCCTGCCATCTCGAATGGAGAATTCACCTCGATCCCACCGATTACTTTTACCCGTTCAATAGCTTTTTTGCTTAAATCATAGAGATAAACTTGATGTCCGGAACGAATTAAATTTTTTGCAAGACCACTACCCATTTTCCCCAAACCGATAAAACCTATTTTCATATTTATTACTTCCTTTCTAATAATTTTGTAGGAAAATAGTTCAATTTTCACCAAAAAATCCAATTCAACATCTATTCTAAAAAGCAATTTATCCATTTAATACATACTACCAAATAATATTTTTAAAAAAATTACGAATGTTTTTCGCCTAATTGTTTA
Coding sequences within:
- a CDS encoding NAD(P)-dependent oxidoreductase, with protein sequence MDKLLFRIDVELDFLVKIELFSYKIIRKEVINMKIGFIGLGKMGSGLAKNLIRSGHQVYLYDLSKKAIERVKVIGGIEVNSPFEMAGQIEMLFTSLPLPNNLVDLLIKKDKLLSKMNPGAILIDVSTIDPKTARLIADEAALYNVDFLACPLGKGPAQAEEGIEPIFVGGNRNVYLKTKDILEQIGGKITYLGDVEQSTAFKLISNMVGMANLAVISEAIHLAKKAGIDEQQFKELMHDTGGDSAQLHIRAPLILNNSFEAMFSVKLAEKDVRLGVEMAKLLNFPAKFSELTLQHLQKADNLNFGNEDAASIYKTFPLVENKQMNENRNPTTSTSF